From a region of the Oryza sativa Japonica Group chromosome 6, ASM3414082v1 genome:
- the LOC4341204 gene encoding glucan endo-1,3-beta-glucosidase 11 isoform X2, with amino-acid sequence MAASPGEALQWVSSSVRPYFPATRVTGIAVGNEVLTDDDEALKAALVPAMRNLHAALAQLGMDGYVHVSTASSLAVLATSYPPSQGAFTAEVAPLMAQFLRFLAETNAPFWINAYPYFAYKGDPTRVSLDYALSNPYHVGAIDPYTRLQYTSMLYAQVDAVAYATSQLGYNNIPVYVSETGWPSKGDTDEVGATVENARAYNRNLLLRQAAGEGTPLRPRQRLEVYLFALFNENMKPGPTSERNYGLYQPDGRTMVYNVGLMQQSTSAASLSLAASPATKTDAKKNFAGLCFLSSLAILVISQAFFLG; translated from the exons ATGGCGGCGAGCCCCGGGGAGGCGCTGCAGTGGGTGTCCTCCAGCGTCCGCCCCTACTTCCCGGCGACGAGGGTGACGGGCATCGCCGTCGGCAACGAGGtgctcaccgacgacgacgaggcgctcaaggcggccctcgtgccggcgatgCGGAACCTGCACGCCGCGCTGGCGCAGCTGGGGATGGACGGCTACGTCCACGTCTCCACGGCGAGCTCGCTCGCCGTGCTGGCCACGTCGTACCCGCCGTCGCAGGGGGCGTTcacggcggaggtggcgccgcTGATGGCGCAGTTCCTGCGGTTCTTGGCCGAGACGAACGCGCCGTTCTGGATCAATGCGTACCCTTATTTTGCTTACAAGGGTGACCCTACTAG GGTGTCCTTAGACTACGCATTATCAAACCCATACCACGTGGGCGCCATCGACCCCTACACCAGGCTGCAGTACACTAGCATGTTGTATGCACAGGTGGATGCAGTGGCGTACGCGACATCGCAGCTAGGATACAACAACATCCCGGTGTATGTGTCGGAGACCGGATGGCCATCAAAGGGTGACACTGACGAGGTGGGCGCCACCGTGGAGAACGCTCGGGCCTACAACCGCAACCTATTGCTCCggcaggcggccggcgagggcACGCCACTCCGGCCACGGCAGCGGCTAGAGGTCTACCTGTTCGCGCTTTTCAACGAGAACATGAAGCCCGGGCCGACGTCGGAGCGTAACTATGGGTTGTACCAGCCCGATGGTAGGACGATGGTGTACAACGTTGGACTCATGCAGCAGAGCACATCTGCGGCAtcgctctccctcgccgcctccccagCAACCAAGACG GATGCCAAGAAGAACTTTGCTGGTCTATGTTTCCTCTCATCCTTGGCCATCCTAGTAATTTCCCAGGCTTTCTTTCTGGGATAG
- the LOC4341204 gene encoding glucan endo-1,3-beta-glucosidase 11 isoform X1, with translation MAMAFALTRSSAMKTSLCVLLCILVISEVVGVPRCAAALGINYGQVGNNLPSPAQVVSLLASLRIGKVRIYDANPQVLAAFAGTGIELIVTVPNDLVRPMAASPGEALQWVSSSVRPYFPATRVTGIAVGNEVLTDDDEALKAALVPAMRNLHAALAQLGMDGYVHVSTASSLAVLATSYPPSQGAFTAEVAPLMAQFLRFLAETNAPFWINAYPYFAYKGDPTRVSLDYALSNPYHVGAIDPYTRLQYTSMLYAQVDAVAYATSQLGYNNIPVYVSETGWPSKGDTDEVGATVENARAYNRNLLLRQAAGEGTPLRPRQRLEVYLFALFNENMKPGPTSERNYGLYQPDGRTMVYNVGLMQQSTSAASLSLAASPATKTDAKKNFAGLCFLSSLAILVISQAFFLG, from the exons ATGGCAATGGCATTCGCATTGACAAGGTCCTCAGCAATGAAGACCTCGCTCTGCGTGCTCCTCTGCATCCTTGTCATCTCAG AGGTGGTGGGGGTGCcgcggtgcgcggcggcgctggggaTAAACTACGGGCAGGTGGGGAACAacctgccgtcgccggcgcaggTGGTGTCGCTGCTGGCGTCGCTGCGGATCGGCAAGGTGCGGATCTACGACGCCAACCCGCAGGTGCTGGCGGCGTTCGCCGGCACCGGGATCGAGCTCATCGTCACGGTGCCCAACGACCTGGTGCGGCCGATGGCGGCGAGCCCCGGGGAGGCGCTGCAGTGGGTGTCCTCCAGCGTCCGCCCCTACTTCCCGGCGACGAGGGTGACGGGCATCGCCGTCGGCAACGAGGtgctcaccgacgacgacgaggcgctcaaggcggccctcgtgccggcgatgCGGAACCTGCACGCCGCGCTGGCGCAGCTGGGGATGGACGGCTACGTCCACGTCTCCACGGCGAGCTCGCTCGCCGTGCTGGCCACGTCGTACCCGCCGTCGCAGGGGGCGTTcacggcggaggtggcgccgcTGATGGCGCAGTTCCTGCGGTTCTTGGCCGAGACGAACGCGCCGTTCTGGATCAATGCGTACCCTTATTTTGCTTACAAGGGTGACCCTACTAG GGTGTCCTTAGACTACGCATTATCAAACCCATACCACGTGGGCGCCATCGACCCCTACACCAGGCTGCAGTACACTAGCATGTTGTATGCACAGGTGGATGCAGTGGCGTACGCGACATCGCAGCTAGGATACAACAACATCCCGGTGTATGTGTCGGAGACCGGATGGCCATCAAAGGGTGACACTGACGAGGTGGGCGCCACCGTGGAGAACGCTCGGGCCTACAACCGCAACCTATTGCTCCggcaggcggccggcgagggcACGCCACTCCGGCCACGGCAGCGGCTAGAGGTCTACCTGTTCGCGCTTTTCAACGAGAACATGAAGCCCGGGCCGACGTCGGAGCGTAACTATGGGTTGTACCAGCCCGATGGTAGGACGATGGTGTACAACGTTGGACTCATGCAGCAGAGCACATCTGCGGCAtcgctctccctcgccgcctccccagCAACCAAGACG GATGCCAAGAAGAACTTTGCTGGTCTATGTTTCCTCTCATCCTTGGCCATCCTAGTAATTTCCCAGGCTTTCTTTCTGGGATAG